GCATTCATCATGCAATTTATTAATAGCACAATTGAATGAGTGAGAGAGAATACCTGCATAATTGACATATGAACAACTAGCTCCAGTTGCATCAGTGTTCTGAGATTGTTTGCTATTCATGACTTTCATAACTTCCTGACAGATAGCATTAAGCATGTCATTATTCAAAATTCTTCCATCAGCACTTGTATTGCCCAAAGGTTCATCTCCAATATCATCAGAATATGTCACATTTGCTGCAAGCCTACCACTAGTAGAACTACTTCCCTTTGAAGCCTTAATAGTGTTATACCAGTCTGGATAACCAATGAGTTTAAAACACTGATCAGCTGTATGTCCTTTGCCTTTGCAATGAGTGCAAATTCGATTCAGCTTTTCCTTTTTCAATTCTTTCCAATCTTTCCTACCAGAACCAACAGCATGCTTCTGAATCTGTCCACCCTTGTAAGCTTGTGTGGCCATAGCACTGCTAGTCATTGCATTACAATCGGCAATAGCACTGCTCAATTCTTTTTGCTTCTCTATTTGTTGAGTTATGGAAAACACTCTGTTAATGCTAAGCAAAGGATCCATAGATAACACATTTGTTACAGTGCCATCAAAACCTCCATTTAATCCTAGCAAGAACTTCATCATTTTATCCTCTTCTTCAAATTCAGCTATCTTTTTCAAGAATTGACAACTACAGTGAATCATTGCACCACATGTGCAAGTAGAAAATGCTCTCATATTCTGCATTTCATCCCATAGTTTCTTCAGCTTCCCATAATATGTGACAATAGTCATATTCTGTTGAGTGAGattctcaatttctttctttaGTTGATAAATCAAAGGACCATTAGACTGACCAAATCTTTCAGTCAATTCTTTCCACAATTCAGCAGCATTATCAATGTAACCAAAATCATCAGCTAGATCATTATTCATTGAACTCAAGATCCAGCTTATAACCATAAAATCAGCTCGTTTCCATTTTAGATAATCTTTATGATTAACTGCTGGTTTTGTAATCTCTCCATTAATGAAACCTTTTTTGTTTTTAGCAATCAAAGCTCGCCTTACATTTCTACTCCATCTAACAAAGTTTACACCAGTAAACACAACAGCAACTAATGAAGATGTAGGATTATCCGAATTAGCAATGAAAAATGGATCAAAATTATCACCATTACCTCCATTGTGTAAGTTGTGTTGCGAATTATCACTCTCAGTGTCTTCAACCGCCATTGCAATCAGTAGATGAActtaatcaaataaaaaattccTGAGTTACGCAAGAAATTTCGCAATCGCAATCGCAATTTGCAAGAAATTTCGCACCAAAATACTCAGAAATTGATCACAAGAAAAATGATTAAATCGATCTCAAAATGAGATAACCTCAATCTCAGATCAGAGATtgtagctctgataccatgaagaaaCCTAAAACTGATTTGAGCAAGTTTAGAGAGGAAAGAATTTTTGATAGAATTAATCTCTCACAAAACGaaagagagaaggcagagtagCTTATATACAAGGCTGAGGACAACACATTCATAACAGAATGTCTAACTGTCTAACTAACTAActgttttaataaataataaaatattaaaataaaattatttcctATAAAGATTTAGTGTGAATAGTATAAATAACAagatggtgcgatatttatgaaatgagagaaatattaattattaaaaattgtGTCAATTTCGTAAGTATTGCTGCAAGAAAAAGATCCAAATTGACGAGCTAGAAGTAACAAGCTATCCATCTATCAGATTTCTTTTGGGTGTTAGTTTTGTTTCTCTTATCTTCATTTATTTTGTGAATATCAGGCAAAAATACCAAGAACTAAAAAATACAATGTTAGAATGTGTCtcccatcaaaaaaaaaaaaaatgttagaaTGTGTATAGTGGAGAAATAATTAAACTTCGACAAAAGGCTCTCTTCTTTTGGATTGAAAATATTCCAAATGGGACTGGATGATTTAATATTGGTGTTTACTATAGTtgattttaaagttattaaaaattcccgtcaaaaaaataaataaataaattgtgtACAAAGATAACAAAAATAGAAGGCTCAAAATGAGTACTTCAATACGGAGTACTAGATAGAAGTTACCTAATATAGACTATTTGTATATGCACGTCATGTGTGCTggagtatatatataaaaattaaaattgtgtTATTATCATTAATCAGTACAAATAATAGGCAGAAAAATTAGACATCGACAATCTCAACATGAACCAAACATATAAATAGTGAAACAATATAATAGCTTCAAATCCTTACATGACGAAAAATATAAATTGTAATaccaatatattttttaaaaaaagtaataTATAATGTGTTTCACTTTTTTTACTTCTTCGTCCAATCGATTTGCAGCACATATATAACTAACACTATAAGAATGTTCtggattaaaatattaaattcgtTTAGGTAACACCCACGAAAAACTTTGGTTCCGGAAGCTGAGAATTCCTTTTCAATATTTGAACCGGTTACATCTATTAGGATACATAAACGTAAATAATTTCCCTTTGAATTTCAAGCTCAATTTGAGATAATTTAAAATCAGAAAAGTATTCAGTTATAGTAGAGAGGAACCTGTTGAATACTTACTCCCATCATTCTTGAATGTCAGTCCCCTTTCTTAATTGAGTTGTTCTTTTTTACTAGTTTCATTTGGAATCTTTCCTTATTTGTATAACTTTTATCCCTTTTATACCCTTATTAATATCCCAAAGTCTCACTTGTTTACTCTCAAGTAAATTTTTATTCCCATTAAACCCCTCCATTATTTCTCTGTCCTACACACATGGGTTATTCTATTGAAATTCATGTGACAATTATATTTTTGTTGGATTGTCTTAGATTCCAATAACATTCAAGAAGGGAGAGAGTATTTTATTCAATAGCTAAGCAACCTAAAATGTGTTGTGCAAGGTCGAAGTAATAACCTACAAAACCAAATCAGATATTGATTTTTCTTTAAAATCCAGATATTAGTTTTGACCGTCGATCTTGCGTATCTTGATCTTCGCTTTCGTTCAATGTAGAACTCTATAACTACTCATTATTTTACCAACGTTTTTAATCCACCTTATTACTATATTTTTTTCGTTGGTCCTACATCTTTTGTGTATAATTTTAAGGagcatgatttttgcttttagTACTTTGTATTGAACATTAATCTTTTACTGAGtaaaagttagttttttttACCCCTACATCTCTTGTGTATAATTAATCGGACATTACTCTTAAATCGATTAGACTCTTTTAAACCCGAATTTCTAGTTCTACACAAAAAATACTTTCTCTGGTCTTTTAGTAATCGCAACGTTGGACTGTATACATTATTCACATAATCTACTTTGATTATTGTTCGTGGTTTATATGTAAGATCAAACATAATTGTAtcggatcttgttagattcatttcaatgtgtattttaaaaatatcaattttttatagtttttgctAATTGTGCATTAACATACATGAAAGTGCCAAACATTACGAGTAAAAACGACGGACGGAGCGATTGATTTCAAACTTTAATCTAAATTAAGTTTGATCAATTGGGCTGGAGATTAGACAAATTAGCACGTTCGTACCTTCCAATAAAAAGTGTGCCATTTACAATACTATAAGTCTAAAACAGCTTAATAGGTTATAGGGTCCAGATCAAGGTTACACTGGGCCTAACCGACTTACAAAGAGTCCGGCCCAATAAAAAAAACCCAGCCTATGCTTTTTGTTATAAACTTATGATAGTACTCCGGACTCCGGACtcatctatctatctattactatatactaaaatagacatcaggaatgacacgtgtcatttcttgGTGCGATTTTTACACgccaaattttttttatttattttttactttaaaataaataaattacattacgttttttttaggaaactaagataaaaatatattttaattgccATGGATatgtactgcataatatattattggaggaaagctaaatcagtattattttttcctttatgatataattttatttatgtattattataactttttaatctgataagaaatgaacttctaatgttagtctactacgGAGCATTAATAATAagaaatgaacttctaatgttagtcttttatttatgtattattataactttttaatctgataagtattgataaatgaacttctaatgttagtctactacggagtattaataatataatacatggtaactggtaagtaagaatgttaattaaaataataataataatacatggtaagtagactaacatataagtttatttatcaagattttactcaattcaaaatatgttgtatttgactaactcggttatgctcgggtcttttcgaaaattagtcttgagtcattcgggtttgattaacgttgttagatcgttctacatacaagtaaacgactataatttttaactttgtatagtaatatgcaaatttagttcatttgaatatttttttacacaactttaaatttatactttttcatatatcctttttactttcatgttttcctaatatcacaagtcttttagttactaataaaataaaattgttttagtagtagtcgtgcgttgcacgggccctaaactagtaaTAATTATTACGGAGTACATTTATTCATTGTTATCATTTTGACTTTCGacactatttatttattttcactaTTTACTTATCCTATTTGTTAGAAAGAaccttttaaaacacaaaaattgtgagcaatgaccttttaaaaaaagttgtgaAATAAGGCcaattggaatttttttttgttgtgaatcaGGACCAACTGTAATTTCCCGGTAGTCAACGACTACTTTCCGGCGTTGACCGCCACATGACACGTACgtattttattttaaacgattttTTTTAACACTTCTCAATTCTATAAATTTAACGATGAAGTCTAAAATCTTCAGAAAATTTCCAATTCTTTGATACGTTTACCCTTCCTAGTTCCTATCATCATCGTTCAACAGAAATGTACGTGGAAGAACAAGAAGAAATGAGTTAAGCAATCATAAAGGAGACTTGATAGAAAAAGAGGCTAACATAATTTAGGCATTAATATTGTTGCAACAAAATGGAAGCAATGAAAAATTGCCTCAATTAGGAATTTCAGCTTGAGAAAGGAACAATAGGGTAAAACAAACATTCTAATCCATACATACATGTATAGCACATGGACTCCTATTATCATCTCAATGTGCTAGAAGCCTAGAACCCCCTCCCTCTGACTTATGGGATCGAGTCGATTCAACTTCTTAACCTTGGCTCTCCTTTTGAGCACAGCAATGCGAGGAAACATCTAAGTTTATGTACAAGCTTTGGACTAAAGTGTGCTGCAGAGTTTGTACAACTTCACTAAAGTCAAAAGCCGAAATGGAAATGATATTGATGAACGATATTTCCAGGAACTTTGCCAAAACCAGAACTTAAATATCGAAAGAATTGGAGAATCCATCTTCAACTTGCAAGAGGTATAACAGCTAGGCATATCAACTGCAAATTGCCTCAACTGCTAGTTTTTTCATTATATTTGGACAGGGATCTCCTCCAAATAGCTCAGGTTCAACTGTTATAGCACAACCTGCCTGACCAACACAATCCTGCAACAAAAAGCCAGCAGATCATGAATGGAATTCCAAGAAAGTTCCCTAATTTCCCATTAGCATTTTGTTCCTTTCATTATGCTAGTAAagaaatactccgtaatattcaAAAGGTAGGTAATGCAGTGTAAGTATACCTTTTCAAATATATCATATGACTTGTGGGCATGACAGCTTCCTTGTTTGTAGTTTCCACAAGATCCTTGCGGCGTCCCAAAACTGGCAAATTTGATGGATGAAATCTTCTGTCCAGGAGCACACCACAAATGGGCCTTTGGCCGCAATGGTTTTTCGATCCTCCCTGAAGATTTCAAATGCCAATTCACTAGGTTTGGTTGCCACTCATTCATGTCAGAACAAATACTGCTTATTTCTTTCTTCATTAAGGAGATCCAGTTTGGATCTCCCCCCATTTCTTCAAATACAACCATCAAATTCCCTGCTGGCTTCAGCCAAGATCGAGGAACATGGTACCTGATATCATATTTACTCTGTCAAAATTCAACATATGATAGCATTAATACCAATGAGACTGTTTTATGTGTTTTACTCACCATCTCTGGGAAGCATCTCCACAGTAAC
This Spinacia oleracea cultivar Varoflay chromosome 6, BTI_SOV_V1, whole genome shotgun sequence DNA region includes the following protein-coding sequences:
- the LOC130463616 gene encoding uncharacterized protein, whose amino-acid sequence is MAVEDTESDNSQHNLHNGGNGDNFDPFFIANSDNPTSSLVAVVFTGVNFVRWSRNVRRALIAKNKKGFINGEITKPAVNHKDYLKWKRADFMVISWILSSMNNDLADDFGYIDNAAELWKELTERFGQSNGPLIYQLKKEIENLTQQNMTIVTYYGKLKKLWDEMQNMRAFSTCTCGAMIHCSCQFLKKIAEFEEEDKMMKFLLGLNGGFDGTVTNVLSMDPLLSINRVFSITQQIEKQKELSSAIADCNAMTSSAMATQAYKGGQIQKHAVGSGRKDWKELKKEKLNRICTHCKGKGHTADQCFKLIGYPDWYNTIKASKGSSSTSGRLAANVTYSDDIGDEPLGNTSADGRILNNDMLNAICQEVMKVMNSKQSQNTDATGASCSYVNYAGILSHSFNCAINKLHDECLWIVDSGACDHMTYDETILTNIRTLFTPIKVGLPDGSQLTVDTIGDTVLSTKLVLYNVLLVKGFKHNLLSIGRLIEHSGMKVIFTSTGYTFQDPASDELIGAGKRTNGLYYFVTSSNNKLSSAAVNKGIIHQQPSCNTVGSVPDVNKIDENEVVLPSKTATGVSQAKELDRNKLHMLHARLGHPSLSKMKCVNSEFCKGFSEYNCIVCYKAKQHKLPFTISTSQANACFDLIHVDLWGPYKVRNIDGAS